AGTAAATCCAACGGATTCCATTAATTCTTGCAATAAATCACGGCGCGTTTTAATTTCTTTTTCTTCTTGTGTTAAAGAAGATTTTTTTTCATAGAAATTACGATTCGATATTTCTGAGGGATCATCGAATGGACCGCCCATATTACATTCTTGAAAAGTTGCACTATTTATTAAAGTTAAATCGATGGCACCACCCGATAAATGAGGTGCGCAATACGGATTACCAACAATAGATGGTAAAGATACATATTTTCTTGTTTCAATAAAATTTTCGTCTTCTGTTAAATGTGGCATTAATTTTCGAACTTCATTGCGTATTACTTCAAATAAAACACCTTGAACAGCACGTGGACGATACACATCATAAATTAAGATCCCATATTGTGATGGCAACTCTTCGAGCATCTCAAGCACGCGCGTTAAAACAATTTGTCGTCCGTAAATTTTAGGGCTGGGACTATAACCTAACTCGTAATACACCGGCCGTACTTTAATGCGCGGGTGAATTTGATTGTGTAATTCTACGGCTGCTAAATCGTGTTCTGAAAAAATCTCGGTTGCGTTCATATTTGGATTCTCTCTGCGTTAAATTGGATACCCTATAATACTAGTTTAAGAGAGTGAAGCACAAGGAAATGCGTTGGCTGCCGGGCTCTAGAACCAAATTTCATTTAGGACACTGTTTTCAACGCGAAGCTACAGAGCTAAGGTTTTCCTTTCGCGATGAGGGGTTTTAGGGGATGCATCTCCCGGTGTTAAAATCAACAGCCCTGTATAGAGGGCGCTGAGTAACTAACACATCCAAAAATACTTAACCGGGAGATGTTGACAAAGTAAACTGTGGATAACTTTTTTCAATCGGGATAAAATAGCTGTTTTTACAGCAACAAAAAAGGACAGCGCCGTGTCGTCACAATTGTGGCAACAATGTTTGGCTCAATTAGAAAACGAGCTTAAGCCCATCGAATTTACACGATGGATTCAGCCCTTACAGGTAGAACAAACGCCCAACGAGCTGTCTGTGCTGGCGCCCAATCAATTTGTATTAGGATGGCTGAAAGACAACTATTACAATAGATTGAAAGAACTTATTGTAGAATTGTGTCCTGAAGAGACGCCGTCTCTTTGCTTGGGGATTGGTACCCGGAAAGTAGTACGTACGCCGACTAGTGAGAGTCCACAATTAGCCCAGCGCATGCCGCAACATCATGCTAGTGTATTAGATAATGATTCCAACAACCCGTTTGCGAGTACACAAAGTACGCTCAATGAGGCCTTTACGTTCGATAATTTCGTTGAAGGAAAATCGAATCAACTCGCTCGGGCTGCTGCCGTACAAATAGCGGAGAATCCTGGTACGGCCTACAATCCGCTCTTAATTTACGGAGATGTAGGGCTTGGAAAAACCCACTTAATGCACTGCGTGGGAAACCTTATTAGAAGTCGGAAGAAAGATGCCAAAATAATTTATTTACATTCTGAGCGTTTTGTTGCCGATATGGTGAAAGCGTTGCAACGTAATTTAATGAACGATTTCAAACGTTGGTATCGCAATGCTGATGCTCTTTTGATCGATGATATTCAATTTTTTGCCGGGAAAGACCGTTCTCAAGAAGAATTTTTCCATACTTTCAATGCATTAGTTGAAGGCAGACAACAAGTTATTTTAACCTGCGACAAATATCCCAAAGAAATCAATGGGTTAGAAGAAAGACTTAAATCCCGTTTTGGTTGGGGGCTGACTGTTGCCATTGAACCGCCAGAATTGGAAACGCGTGTGGCCATTTTAATGTCTAAAGCTGAGCAATCGCGTGTTCTGCTGCCGAATGAAGTGGCATTTTTTATTGCCAAACGTGTGCAGTCAAATGTGCGTGAATTGGAAGGTGCTTTGAAACGCGTGATCGCGAATGCCCATTTTACTGGCCAACCCATTACGCTAGATTTTACTAGAGAAGCGTTGAAAGATCTATTGGCAGTACAGGCTAAATTAATTTCAATAGAAAATATTCAGAAAATAGTAGCCACTTATTATAAAATTAAAGTCAATGAGTTGCTGTCTAAACGCCGCAATCGCTTTTTGGCGCGTGCCCGACAAATTGCGATGACGCTTGCAAAGGAATTAACAACCCACAGTTTACCGGAGATTGGTGATGCTTTTGGGGGGCGTGATCATACCACCGTTTTACACGCGACACGCAAGATCAAAGAATTAATTGCAACTGAAGTAGATATTAAAGAGGACTATTTGAATCTTTTACGTATTTTGTCAACATAACTTAATGGAAGGATAAGGATCATGAAATTTACATTGCAACGCGAAGAGCTGCTTACTCCACTTCAACTCGCCATCGGTGTAGTTGAGCGTCGTCAAACATTACCTATTTTGGCGAACGTCTTATTGCGTTTCAGTGATGATCAGCTGTCCGTTACAGGTACTGATTTAGAGGTCGAACTGATTGGGCGCACTACCCTGCAATCCAAACAACCTGGTAATAAAGAAATTACAGTTCCAGGTCGTAAACTTTTAGATATCTGCAAAACCTTGCCAGATGAAGCGACGATAACGCTAGAGTTTGAAAAAGATCGATTATTGATTAAATCAGGAAGAAGTCGTTTTTCACTTTCTACTCTGCCGGCTGAAGAATTTCCGTTTATTCAGGCAGATCCTAGTACGGTTGAAATCAAACTACCGCATTCTGATTTACATTATTTAATTCAACGTACCCATTTTGCGATGGCACAACAGGACGTACGCTACTACTTGAATGGAATGTTGTTGGAAGTTAAAGGTGGCAATATTCGTACGGTTGCAACCGACGGACATCGATTAGCGTTAAATTCTTTAACGTATTCTGATTCGGCTGCAACGGCGCAAGCGCTGTTGCCCTACAAAGGCGTTCATGAACTTTTACGATTGATTTCAGGTAATGCAGGCGATGTTACCGTAGGTGTTAGTGCAAATCATATCCGGGTAGAAAGCCCTAACTTTACGTTTATTTCGAAATTAATTGATGGAAGCTTCCCGAGCTATGAGCGCGTGGTTCCTAAGAACAGCGATAAACATGTTATTTTAGATCGACATTCCCTGAAACAAACCTTACAACGAGCTTCAGTCTTGACCAATGAAAAATTTCGCGGTGTTCGTTTTCATTTAGAGAATGATGTGCTTCAAATACAGGCCAATAATCCTGAACAAGAAGAAGCTGAAGAAGAGATGACCATTGATTACCAATCTCCGACCTGTGAGCTAGGTTTTAATGTGGATTATATTATCGATGTGCTTAATACCATCAGCAATGATAACGTAGTTCTGAGTTTTACTGACAATGAAACGGGTGTCTTGGTTCAGGAGCAAACTGACAGAGCGTATAGTGCGTTTGTGATCATGCCGCTTCGTCTCTAGTTAGCCTGAATATTATGACCAGCCTGTCGCACATTACTATACAGAATCTGCGTAATCTTGCGTCAGTAGACATAGCCCCTGGGCCTAAGATCAATCTCTTCTGTGGGCCTAATGGCAGTGGCAAAACCAGCTTTTTAGAAGCGATTCATTTATTGGCCCTCGGGCGCTCTTTTCGCACGCGTCTTACCTCTCGTTTAATAGAGCATGAACAGTCACAGTTTCAACTTCACGCTAAAATCTCAATGTCTTCCGGTGAAACACCCGTTGGGCTTTCTAAGCAGCGCAATGGACAAACGACAATTAAAATTGCGGGTAATTCAGTTAGTAGCATTATAGAGATAGCTGAATTATTGCCAATACAATTGCTCTACCCTGATGGCCATAGCTTAATTAACGAAGGCCCCAAATTACGCCGACAGTTTATTGACTGGGGATTGTTTCACGTGGAACATCTATTCTTTAGTCATTGGCAACGTGCTCAACGAGCAATTAAACAACGTAATGTGGTGTTAAGACAGCGATTGCATTCAGATCAAGTCGCAATTTGGAATAATGAACTCTGTGTCGTTGCTGAACATCTTGATCTATCGCGAGCTCAGTACATTAAACAATTAACTCCCATTTTCAATTCCTTAGCTTCTTCATTGTTACCAGAGGTACCCGTTACATTGGATTACTATAGGGGTTGGTCACACGACTCTATACTAGAAGAAGTACTGAAACGTAACATTCATCGCGATCTTGAACTAGGCTATACGCAACAAGGCCCTCACCGGGCTGAGATACTCTTAACTTCAAATGAAATGCCGGTCAAAGACACTCTTTCACAAGGACAACACAAATCTCTCATTTATGCTTTGCGTTTAGCGCAAGGATGTTTACTACATCAACAAACACAAAAATCTGCAATCTATTTGATAGATGACCTGCCTGCAGAGCTTGATCAAGCTAAGCTTAAGATAGTCGGTGATTTATTGAATAACATCTCAGCGCAAGTCTATATTACGGGTACAGATTTTAGACTTTTTGAATCATTATTATCAGGCCAACACAATCCCAAAATGTTTCACGTGAAACGTGGAACTATCATTGAGTAGAAACCTGTCTTTCAATCATTTAGATGTTTCACGTGGAACATATTGTTTTAGACCAGCGCCTAAGAGAGCTTCTTCTAGGTTTGGGTGTAGTATAGCGAATCACGGTATAATAATTAGGGTGATTATATGGTGTGTACGCTTTTTTCTCATTTGAAGCTGTTTAGTATTGTAAGCAATTCGATATATTTACTGGGATACCAGTATCAAAAATAATTCGATTATTACACTGTTACAAGGAGTTATGATGGCAATGATTTTAGATGTTCACGTGCAGCATCTTAATTAATATGGCTATAATCCTAGATTCTGCAGTTGGAATCGTAACGAGAGGTCCTTTAGGTGCTCAAGATAAAGACTTTTTGAGGTGTGTTTGATTAATGGCTTATGCTCACGTACGGTGAACTAAAAAATGCTTCAGAAAGTTTTTAGATTCAGTGCATTAGGGCTTCTTAGTAGATTCCAACTGCAGAATCTAGGATAATAGTCGAAGTGAATCGAAAATTCGGTGATTACTGCTGATATTGTTTTAATAGTATATGGAGCGTGTTATGAAGAGAACGGAACCAGAGAATGGGAGCTCATTGATCTCAGATGAAAGAGATGTCGATGAATATCATTTACGTAATGTTAAAGCTGGGAGATTGAGGTTCACGTCGAATAAATTAGTGGCAAAAGGAGATACAGACCCTTCAATGACGATATCTGATACGGTTCTGATTGACGATAGTGGCGCTCAAAATCAGTTTGTAGAGAGATTTGATATCAGCATAGATGAAACATTAAAGGATGAGTTGATAGTATCGCTGCTTAAGTTAACTGAAGGTGAACAAGTTAAACTAATTCTTGGCGTCTTGCCAGAAGCTGCAAAAGTAGTGTATAGACGATTAATGGTTGAGCAGGAAAATACCCCGCTGAGAGATGGGTCGACACAACCACTGCCATCTGCCACTAAGTTGAATATATTGTTGGATAAGCTTACTACTGAGCAATTAGAAGCGCTAAACGAACTAGTTCAACATAATAATGCCGATAATCACAATATTTTCGGATTTTAGATTCAGATCAAGATAGCGAGCGGCCTGATTAAAGTAATGCTACTTTTAAGTTTAAAAAAGCCGTTAATAGCTATTATTTTGTATGTTGTGGCTTCTGAAAAAGGACGTGATCGTTACACTTCGATCTCCAGATCATAGAAAACAAATTTTCAAAAATTATGTGTAAACCTAGCTCTGATGCAATATCTAGGATGTCATTTTTTTCTAAATCTGATACAATACGTCCTTTTGATTGAGAGAAATTGGGCATGTCTATTAACGAAATCGATGCGACTTACGATCAGTCTAGAATCAAGGTTTTGAAAGGTTTAGATGCGGTACGTAAGCGTCCTGGAATGTACATCGGTGACACGGATGATGGTACCGGTTTACATCATATGGTGTACGAAGTTGTCGATAACTCCGTTGATGAGGCCCTTGCGGGGTATTGCACCGAAGTCGATGTTATTATTCACTCCGATAACTCAATCACTGTTAAAGATAATGGACGAGGCATTCCTGTAGGTATTCACGAGGAAGAGAAACGATCATCAGCTGAAGTTGTTATGACCATACTCCATGCGGGTGGTAAATTCGATAGCGATTCGTATAAAGTGTCGGGCGGTTTGCATGGCGTTGGTGTCTCTGTTGTTAATGCACTTTCTGAATATTTAAAACTCAAAATTCGTCAACTTGGAAAAGTTCATGTACAGACTTATCACTTAGGGGTTCCTGAAGAGTCTTTAAAAGCTATAGGTGATACAGATTTAACTGGAACAGAAATTACTTTTAAACCCAGTGACAAAATTTTCAACAATGTTCTTGAATATAATTATGATATTCTTGCGCGAAGATTACGCGAATTAGCCGTATTAAATTCTGGATTACGAATTTCATTATATGATGAACGCACTGGAAAAGGTGATATTTTTCTTTATGATGGTGGATTGAAAGAATTCATCAAGATGCTGAACAAAAATAAAACAGCAGTTAATAACGACATTCTTTATTTTAAAAAAGAGCAAGACGGAATTACAGCCGAAGTTGCAATGCAATGGAACGATAGTTATCAAGAAACGGTCTATTGTTATACAAACAATATTCCACAAAGAGACGGTGGTACTCATTTAGCGGGATTTAGATCAGGTCTTACACGATCTATCAATAATTATATTACTGAATCAATGAAGGGTGCAAAAGTTGCTTTAACGG
Above is a window of Gammaproteobacteria bacterium DNA encoding:
- the recF gene encoding DNA replication/repair protein RecF, with the translated sequence MTSLSHITIQNLRNLASVDIAPGPKINLFCGPNGSGKTSFLEAIHLLALGRSFRTRLTSRLIEHEQSQFQLHAKISMSSGETPVGLSKQRNGQTTIKIAGNSVSSIIEIAELLPIQLLYPDGHSLINEGPKLRRQFIDWGLFHVEHLFFSHWQRAQRAIKQRNVVLRQRLHSDQVAIWNNELCVVAEHLDLSRAQYIKQLTPIFNSLASSLLPEVPVTLDYYRGWSHDSILEEVLKRNIHRDLELGYTQQGPHRAEILLTSNEMPVKDTLSQGQHKSLIYALRLAQGCLLHQQTQKSAIYLIDDLPAELDQAKLKIVGDLLNNISAQVYITGTDFRLFESLLSGQHNPKMFHVKRGTIIE
- the dnaA gene encoding chromosomal replication initiator protein DnaA, with product MSSQLWQQCLAQLENELKPIEFTRWIQPLQVEQTPNELSVLAPNQFVLGWLKDNYYNRLKELIVELCPEETPSLCLGIGTRKVVRTPTSESPQLAQRMPQHHASVLDNDSNNPFASTQSTLNEAFTFDNFVEGKSNQLARAAAVQIAENPGTAYNPLLIYGDVGLGKTHLMHCVGNLIRSRKKDAKIIYLHSERFVADMVKALQRNLMNDFKRWYRNADALLIDDIQFFAGKDRSQEEFFHTFNALVEGRQQVILTCDKYPKEINGLEERLKSRFGWGLTVAIEPPELETRVAILMSKAEQSRVLLPNEVAFFIAKRVQSNVRELEGALKRVIANAHFTGQPITLDFTREALKDLLAVQAKLISIENIQKIVATYYKIKVNELLSKRRNRFLARARQIAMTLAKELTTHSLPEIGDAFGGRDHTTVLHATRKIKELIATEVDIKEDYLNLLRILST
- the dnaN gene encoding DNA polymerase III subunit beta translates to MKFTLQREELLTPLQLAIGVVERRQTLPILANVLLRFSDDQLSVTGTDLEVELIGRTTLQSKQPGNKEITVPGRKLLDICKTLPDEATITLEFEKDRLLIKSGRSRFSLSTLPAEEFPFIQADPSTVEIKLPHSDLHYLIQRTHFAMAQQDVRYYLNGMLLEVKGGNIRTVATDGHRLALNSLTYSDSAATAQALLPYKGVHELLRLISGNAGDVTVGVSANHIRVESPNFTFISKLIDGSFPSYERVVPKNSDKHVILDRHSLKQTLQRASVLTNEKFRGVRFHLENDVLQIQANNPEQEEAEEEMTIDYQSPTCELGFNVDYIIDVLNTISNDNVVLSFTDNETGVLVQEQTDRAYSAFVIMPLRL